From Sander lucioperca isolate FBNREF2018 chromosome 14, SLUC_FBN_1.2, whole genome shotgun sequence, the proteins below share one genomic window:
- the tomm40l gene encoding mitochondrial import receptor subunit TOM40B, which yields MGSVLAASSPNPPPPASGGGAAAAPGLTVPPGFGMPPVSPVIPSTGAASGKEQEAESSLPNPGAFEECHRKCKEVFPMQMEGVRLVVNKGLSNHFQVNHTVLLSTTGDSTYRFGATYVGTKQMGPAEFFPVMVGDMDNSGSLNAQIIHQVTSRIRSKLAFQTQQHKFVNWQGDAEIKGEDFTATMTLGNPDVLVGSGIVIAHYLQSITPALALGGELVYHRRPGEEGTVMSFVGRYTGSNYIATLTLGSAGAHASYYHKANEQLQLGVEFEGSTRMQDTSVSFGYQLDVPKANLLFKGSVDSNWVVGATLEKKLLPLPLSLVLCTFLNHRKNKFQCGFGITIG from the exons ATGGGCAGTGTTTTGGCTGCCAGCTCCCCCAACCCTCCACCTCCTGCCTCTGGcggtggtgctgctgctgcccctGGGTTGACGGTGCCACCAGGCTTTGGGATGCCTCCGGTCTCCCCAGTTATACCCTCTACAGGGGCAGCCTCAGGAAAGGAGCAGGAGGCAGAAAGCTCTTTGCCTAACCCGGGTGCATTTGAGGAGTGTCATCGCAAGTGTAAAG AGGTTTTCCCTATGCAGATGGAAGGCGTCAGGCTAGTTGTCAACAAGGGCCTTAGCAACCACTTCCAG GTGAATCACACTGTGCTGCTGAGCACCACGGGAGAttccacctacaggtttggtgCTACATATGTTGGAACAAAGCAGATGGGTCCAGCAGAG TTTTTTCCAGTCATGGTGGGAGACATGGACAACAGTGGCAGCCTTAACGCCCAGATCATCCACCAGGTCACCAGCAGAATACGATCCAAACTGGCCTTCCAG ACACAACAACACAAGTTTGTGAACTGGCAAGGCGATGCGGAGATTAAGGGGGAAGATTTTACTGCAACGATGACACTTGGAAACCCAGATGTCCTTGTCGGCTCTG GTATTGTTATAGCACACTACCTCCAGTCCATAACGCCGGCTCTGGCTCTGGGAGGGGAGCTGGTTTACCACCGCAGGCCGGGGGAGGAAGGCACAGTGATGTCTTTCGTCGGCAGATACACAG GCAGTAACTACATCGCCACATTGACCCTCGGCTCAGCGGGGGCTCATGCTTCGTACTATCACAAAGCCAACGAGCAG TTGCAGCTCGGTGTGGAGTTTGAGGGGAGCACCCGCATGCAGGACACCAGCGTGTCGTTTGGCTACCAGCTAGATGTGCCTAAAGCTAATTTACTGTTTAAAG GTTCAGTAGACAGTAACTGGGTAGTTGGTGCAACGTTAGAAAAGAAGCTGCTCCCGCTGCCGCTCTCTTTGGTTCTCTGCACCTTCCTCAACCACCGCAAGAACAAGTTCCAGTGCGGTTTTGGCATCACCATCGgttag
- the apoa4a gene encoding apolipoprotein A-IV a isoform X2 has product MKVLVVLVLAVFAGCNANIVWKGQPKQQVDMVKDAFWEYVATATMTAEDSLKQIRQSGLGKEVNTLISESTDAINKLTDALRTQAAPLTQDLMSKFSQEAEKLKTRLEKDLTAVGSSLQPYTEELVADLQRQLEELKKDTAPYTESMDTEALKAVLLQKSQELKGQLDKSVSELQAQMVPYTEEIKEKMEQSLEEFQRSMMQGAQSFETQLTQKTQEIQQNLAQRGEELRAKLDMDAQNLKMQLTALWESFTKMTQ; this is encoded by the exons ATGAAGGTCCTCGTGGTGCTCGTCCTTGCAGTTTTCGCTG GTTGCAATGCCAACATTGTGTGGAAAGGCCAGCCCAAGCAGCAGGTCGACATGGTGAAAGATGCTTTCTGGGAGTACGTTGCCACGGCAACCATGACCGCCGAGGACTCCCTTAAGCAGATCAGACAGTCTGGGCTGGGAAAGGAAGTGAA CACCCTCATCTCTGAGAGCACCGACGCCATCAACAAGCTCACCGACGCTCTCCGTACTCAGGCCGCTCCTCTGACCCAGGACCTCATGTCTAAGTTTTCCCAGGAGGCTGAGAAGCTGAAGACCCGTCTGGAGAAAGATCTGACCGCCGTGGGAAGCAGCCTGCAGCCCTACACCGAGGAGCTGGTCGCTGACCTCCAGAGGCAgttggaggagctgaagaaggaCACGGCCCCCTACACTGAGTCCATGGACACCGAGGCCCTGAAAGCCGTCCTGCTGCAGAAGAGCCAGGAGCTGAAGGGGCAGCTGGATAAGAGCGTGAGCGAGCTGCAGGCCCAGATGGTTCCCTACACAGAGGAGATTAAGGAGAAGATGGAGCAGAGCCTGGAGGAGTTTCAGAGGAGTATGATGCAGGGAGCCCAGAGCTTTGAGACCCAGCTGACCCAGAAAACCCAGGAGATCCAGCAGAACCTGgctcagagaggagaggagctgaGGGCCAAGCTGGACATGGACGCCCAGAACCTGAAGATGCAGCTGACTGCTCTGTGGGAGTCCTTCACTAAGATGACCCAGTAA
- the LOC116047179 gene encoding apolipoprotein A-IV-like, whose amino-acid sequence MAIKGLNECLHNTSHQTQSEEETSCLCKSPNSIMKVLVVLALFSVCNANILWQEPKSNMDLVKDAFWDYVAKATLTAEDSLQQIRQSELGQEVNAKISQSADTVNQYIVALRAQAAPLTQDFMTQFTQEAEQLKARLEKDLTAVSTNMQPYAEEIVAHLQRQVEELKKEVAPYAESMDAEALKAVLLQKSQELKGQLDKSVSELQAQMVPYTDEMKQKMEQSLEEFQRSMIPLTQSFETQLTQKIQEIQQTLAQRGEELRAKLDATAQDLQAQLATLWESFKKTQ is encoded by the exons ATGGCTATAAAAGGTCTTAACGAATGCCTGCACAACACAAGTCATCAAACTCAGAGTGAAGAAGAGACAAGCTGCCTCTGTAAG AGTCCAAATTCAATCATGAAGGTACTTGTGGTTCTCGCACTTTTCTCTG TTTGCAATGCCAACATCCTGTGGCAAGAGCCCAAGAGCAATATGGACTTGGTGAAAGATGCTTTCTGGGACTACGTTGCTAAAGCGACACTGACTGCTGAGGACTCCCTGCAGCAGATCAGACAGTCTGAGCTGGGACAGGAAGTGAA cGCCAAGATCTCTCAGAGCGCTGACACAGTGAATCAGTACATCGTTGCTCTGCGGGCTCAGGCCGCTCCTCTGACCCAGGACTTCATGACTCAGTTTACCCAGGAGGCCGAGCAGCTGAAGGCTCGTCTGGAGAAAGATCTGACCGCTGTGAGCACTAACATGCAGCCATACGCTGAGGAGATAGTGGCGCACCTCCAGAGGCaggtggaggagctgaagaaggagGTGGCCCCCTACGCTGAGTCCATGGACGCCGAGGCCCTGAAAGCCGTCCTGCTGCAGAAGAGCCAGGAGCTGAAGGGGCAGCTGGATAAGAGCGTGAGCGAGCTGCAGGCCCAGATGGTTCCCTACACCGACGAGATGAAGCAGAAGATGGAGCAGAGCCTGGAGGAGTTTCAGAGGAGCATGATCCCCCTGACCCAGAGCTTTGAGACCCAGCTGACCCAGAAAATACAGGAGATCCAGCAGACCCTGgctcagagaggagaggagctgaGGGCCAAGCTGGACGCCACTGCTCAGGACCTGCAGGCTCAGCTGGCTACTCTGTGGGAGTCTTTCAAGAAGACCCAGTAA
- the apoa4a gene encoding apolipoprotein A-IV a isoform X1: MKVLVVLVLAVFAAGCNANIVWKGQPKQQVDMVKDAFWEYVATATMTAEDSLKQIRQSGLGKEVNTLISESTDAINKLTDALRTQAAPLTQDLMSKFSQEAEKLKTRLEKDLTAVGSSLQPYTEELVADLQRQLEELKKDTAPYTESMDTEALKAVLLQKSQELKGQLDKSVSELQAQMVPYTEEIKEKMEQSLEEFQRSMMQGAQSFETQLTQKTQEIQQNLAQRGEELRAKLDMDAQNLKMQLTALWESFTKMTQ; encoded by the exons ATGAAGGTCCTCGTGGTGCTCGTCCTTGCAGTTTTCGCTG CAGGTTGCAATGCCAACATTGTGTGGAAAGGCCAGCCCAAGCAGCAGGTCGACATGGTGAAAGATGCTTTCTGGGAGTACGTTGCCACGGCAACCATGACCGCCGAGGACTCCCTTAAGCAGATCAGACAGTCTGGGCTGGGAAAGGAAGTGAA CACCCTCATCTCTGAGAGCACCGACGCCATCAACAAGCTCACCGACGCTCTCCGTACTCAGGCCGCTCCTCTGACCCAGGACCTCATGTCTAAGTTTTCCCAGGAGGCTGAGAAGCTGAAGACCCGTCTGGAGAAAGATCTGACCGCCGTGGGAAGCAGCCTGCAGCCCTACACCGAGGAGCTGGTCGCTGACCTCCAGAGGCAgttggaggagctgaagaaggaCACGGCCCCCTACACTGAGTCCATGGACACCGAGGCCCTGAAAGCCGTCCTGCTGCAGAAGAGCCAGGAGCTGAAGGGGCAGCTGGATAAGAGCGTGAGCGAGCTGCAGGCCCAGATGGTTCCCTACACAGAGGAGATTAAGGAGAAGATGGAGCAGAGCCTGGAGGAGTTTCAGAGGAGTATGATGCAGGGAGCCCAGAGCTTTGAGACCCAGCTGACCCAGAAAACCCAGGAGATCCAGCAGAACCTGgctcagagaggagaggagctgaGGGCCAAGCTGGACATGGACGCCCAGAACCTGAAGATGCAGCTGACTGCTCTGTGGGAGTCCTTCACTAAGATGACCCAGTAA